One genomic segment of Ignavibacteriota bacterium includes these proteins:
- a CDS encoding glycosyltransferase family 2 protein — MNTKICATVILYNPDENISDNIMTYINQVNLIIIIDNSDKLNNSLFDKFKINEKVIYVVNGNNIGIAAALNIAARKASQKGFSFLLTMDQDSRAPKNMVENLLNIYEKKENVGIVSPLHSNRYNTHLKFENEIDEVKIAMTSGNLLSLEVFKKVGEFRSDFFIDYVDIEFCFRLQLNNYKIIRANRIILEHNEADLSSKKIFNKTFYPLNHKPFRLYYKTRNLLYLRSMYKNSLPHLLKIEYDSYFRTIVKIILFEKQKFRKFTSILLGIWDYLIGKSGSKF, encoded by the coding sequence ATGAATACAAAAATCTGCGCAACAGTAATTCTATACAATCCTGATGAGAATATATCTGATAATATAATGACTTATATTAATCAAGTTAATCTTATTATTATTATCGATAACTCTGATAAATTGAATAATAGCCTATTTGATAAGTTTAAGATTAATGAGAAAGTAATTTACGTAGTTAATGGTAATAATATTGGAATTGCGGCAGCATTAAATATAGCTGCAAGAAAAGCCAGTCAAAAAGGATTTTCGTTTCTCTTAACAATGGATCAGGATAGTAGAGCTCCTAAAAACATGGTGGAAAATTTATTAAATATCTATGAGAAAAAAGAAAATGTTGGCATAGTTTCTCCATTACATTCAAATAGGTATAATACTCATCTCAAGTTCGAAAATGAAATTGATGAAGTAAAGATTGCAATGACATCTGGAAACTTACTTTCACTTGAAGTTTTTAAAAAAGTTGGAGAATTTAGGAGTGATTTTTTTATTGATTATGTTGATATAGAGTTTTGCTTTAGGTTACAATTAAATAATTACAAAATAATTAGAGCGAATAGAATTATTTTGGAACATAATGAAGCAGACTTATCTTCAAAAAAGATTTTTAACAAAACATTTTATCCACTTAATCATAAACCATTTAGACTTTATTATAAAACGAGAAATTTACTATATCTTAGATCAATGTATAAAAACTCACTTCCTCATTTGCTGAAAATTGAATATGACTCATATTTTCGAACAATAGTAAAAATTATTCTTTTTGAAAAACAAAAGTTTAGAAAATTTACATCGATTCTGCTTGGTATTTGGGATTATTTAATTGGAAAAAGTGGAAGTAAATTTTAA
- a CDS encoding FkbM family methyltransferase — protein sequence MIRRIILNIVNFFGYTITRIPTIDLKIEKGDYLWLQNMNINTIIDVGANNGEFAQKINKILPEVEIHSFEPLKECIEELKENLVGIKKIKFYNYALGEKDEEKIFYHNQFAPSSSFLEMKDLHKNAFPYTSTVFEEKVSVKKLDNFINELIKSKEILLKIDVQGYELNVLKGGYKFLNEVKIIILEVSFHELYKDQPLFNDIYTYLVEKGFNYYGNFEQLIDPHNGQILQADAIFIKQ from the coding sequence ATGATTAGAAGAATTATTTTAAATATTGTTAATTTTTTTGGTTATACAATAACAAGAATACCAACAATTGATCTTAAAATAGAAAAGGGTGACTATTTATGGCTGCAAAATATGAATATCAACACTATTATTGATGTTGGAGCAAACAATGGAGAATTTGCTCAAAAAATAAATAAGATTCTACCTGAAGTTGAAATACATTCTTTCGAACCATTAAAAGAATGTATAGAGGAACTTAAAGAAAATCTTGTTGGGATTAAAAAGATAAAATTCTATAATTACGCGCTTGGAGAAAAAGATGAAGAAAAAATTTTTTATCATAATCAGTTTGCCCCCAGTTCCTCTTTTTTGGAAATGAAAGATTTGCACAAAAATGCATTTCCTTATACAAGTACTGTATTTGAAGAAAAAGTTAGCGTTAAAAAATTGGACAATTTTATAAATGAATTAATTAAATCAAAAGAAATTCTATTAAAAATTGATGTTCAAGGTTATGAGTTGAATGTATTAAAAGGCGGTTATAAATTTCTTAATGAAGTTAAAATTATTATACTTGAAGTGAGTTTTCATGAATTGTATAAAGACCAGCCTCTATTCAATGATATTTACACTTACTTGGTTGAAAAAGGATTTAATTATTACGGCAATTTTGAACAATTAATAGATCCGCATAACGGTCAGATTTTACAAGCTGATGCAATTTTTATTAAACAATAA
- a CDS encoding N-acetyltransferase: MEKKNINNVKLGKDVKIFDFVNLYGCSIDDGTKVGTFVEIQKGASIGKNCKISSHTFICEGVHIGDGVFVGHNVTFINDKYPRAVNPDGSLQTEADWKLIETFVKDKVSIGSSSTIMGGVTIGENSIIGAGAVVTKDVPANVVVAGVPAKIIKKL; this comes from the coding sequence ATGGAAAAGAAAAATATCAATAATGTAAAATTAGGTAAAGATGTTAAAATTTTTGATTTCGTAAATTTATACGGTTGCTCTATTGATGACGGAACTAAAGTTGGAACTTTTGTAGAAATTCAAAAAGGTGCTTCAATCGGTAAAAATTGTAAAATTTCTTCTCACACATTTATTTGCGAAGGAGTTCATATTGGTGATGGTGTTTTTGTTGGTCACAATGTAACATTTATAAATGATAAATATCCTCGCGCTGTAAATCCGGATGGAAGTTTACAAACTGAAGCTGATTGGAAATTAATTGAAACTTTTGTAAAAGACAAAGTTTCAATCGGATCTTCTTCAACAATTATGGGTGGAGTTACAATCGGTGAAAATTCAATAATTGGTGCAGGCGCAGTTGTTACAAAAGATGTTCCGGCAAATGTGGTTGTTGCCGGTGTTCCCGCAAAAATTATCAAAAAATTATAA
- a CDS encoding glycosyltransferase — protein MKIVQTNKAYYPKVGGIETTITTLSEGLVNYFNADVQVLTCSGTRTLQSVEKILNGVKLKYLSTFEFLASLPISPGYFKEIAKYSGDILHIHEPFPLADIALLTNSKLKNKFSKIVVSWHSDIVRQKWVLSIYKKYLFEFLQNVDKIIVSNPNLIKNSDFLPYFKDKIEVIPIGVDLNWVDSCQESNELSKQIRKSNKGPIALFVGRLVYYKGLEYLIDAVNLVPDISLIIIGSGPLKSYLNKMINKLNLSSRIKIIPEVDEVTLHSYYKACDLFILPSVEKSETYGIVQIEAMACGKPVVCTDLGTGTTFINQNEITGFVVPPRNSKSLAEAILKLVQNVELREILGNQGKERVFKDFTSKKMVTETYRVYQNLLKK, from the coding sequence ATGAAAATAGTTCAAACAAATAAAGCATATTATCCTAAAGTTGGTGGAATTGAAACAACAATTACAACTCTTTCCGAAGGGTTGGTTAATTATTTTAATGCTGATGTTCAAGTTTTAACTTGTAGCGGAACAAGAACTTTACAATCTGTAGAAAAAATATTAAATGGTGTAAAATTAAAGTATTTATCAACATTTGAATTTCTTGCATCATTACCAATAAGTCCAGGTTACTTCAAAGAAATTGCAAAATATTCCGGGGATATTTTACATATTCATGAACCTTTTCCATTAGCTGATATTGCTTTACTTACTAACAGTAAATTAAAAAATAAATTTTCAAAAATTGTTGTTTCATGGCATAGCGATATTGTACGTCAAAAATGGGTATTATCAATCTATAAGAAATATCTTTTTGAGTTTCTGCAAAATGTTGATAAAATAATTGTTAGTAATCCAAATCTTATAAAAAATTCTGATTTTCTTCCTTACTTTAAAGATAAGATTGAAGTAATACCTATTGGTGTTGATCTTAATTGGGTTGACTCTTGTCAAGAATCAAATGAATTATCAAAACAAATTCGGAAATCCAATAAAGGACCAATTGCATTGTTTGTTGGCAGATTAGTTTATTATAAAGGATTAGAATACCTAATTGATGCAGTTAATTTAGTACCCGATATTTCACTGATAATTATTGGCTCGGGTCCGTTAAAAAGTTATTTGAATAAAATGATAAATAAGCTGAACTTATCATCAAGAATAAAAATAATTCCTGAAGTTGATGAAGTTACTTTACATAGTTATTACAAAGCTTGTGATTTATTTATTCTTCCATCGGTTGAAAAAAGTGAAACTTACGGAATCGTACAAATAGAAGCTATGGCGTGTGGAAAACCAGTTGTTTGTACAGATTTAGGTACAGGCACAACATTCATTAACCAAAATGAAATAACAGGTTTTGTTGTACCGCCGCGTAATTCTAAATCTTTAGCTGAAGCAATTTTAAAGCTTGTTCAGAATGTAGAGCTAAGAGAGATTTTGGGGAATCAAGGAAAAGAAAGAGTATTTAAAGATTTTACTTCCAAAAAAATGGTTACTGAAACATATAGAGTTTACCAAAATCTATTAAAAAAGTAA
- a CDS encoding polyprenol monophosphomannose synthase: MKSIVIIPTYDELNNIKKLITELINLYPDLDILVIDDNSPDGTGKYVEELSKQNSKVKLISRTGKLGLGTAYVEGYKYMLNNGYDIAFQMDADYSHDPKEIANFKKYIDEYDLIIGSRYIQGVNVINWPMKRLLLSYFANYYTKVITGLPLKDSTGGFKCFKRKVLESINLDEIKSNGYAFQIEMNYKAWIKGFKLKEASIIFMDRVAGTSKMSKKIVKEAIFRVWKLRFRHMLGILK; the protein is encoded by the coding sequence GTGAAATCAATAGTAATAATTCCAACATATGATGAATTAAACAATATCAAAAAACTTATCACGGAGTTGATAAATCTTTATCCGGATTTGGATATTTTAGTTATTGATGATAATTCACCGGATGGAACCGGAAAATACGTTGAAGAATTAAGTAAACAAAATTCAAAAGTAAAATTAATTTCCAGAACCGGAAAATTAGGATTAGGAACAGCTTACGTAGAAGGTTACAAATATATGCTGAATAACGGCTATGATATTGCGTTTCAAATGGATGCTGATTATTCGCACGATCCAAAGGAAATAGCAAATTTCAAAAAATATATTGATGAATATGATTTGATAATCGGAAGCAGATATATTCAAGGTGTAAACGTAATTAACTGGCCTATGAAAAGATTATTGCTTAGTTATTTTGCAAATTATTATACAAAAGTTATAACCGGTTTGCCACTTAAAGACAGCACCGGCGGATTCAAATGTTTCAAGAGAAAAGTTTTAGAATCAATAAATCTTGATGAAATAAAATCAAACGGTTATGCATTTCAAATTGAGATGAATTACAAAGCTTGGATAAAAGGATTTAAGTTGAAAGAAGCCTCAATAATTTTTATGGATAGAGTTGCCGGAACTTCTAAAATGTCAAAAAAAATTGTAAAGGAAGCAATCTTCAGAGTTTGGAAATTACGATTTAGACACATGCTTGGAATTTTAAAATAA
- a CDS encoding Gfo/Idh/MocA family oxidoreductase, translating to MKVGIIGLGYWGPNLVRNFMSHPEISQVFGCDLSDDRLNFIKSRFPSAEVLKDYNELLRKDLNIIAIATPVDTHFKFAKMALDAGKNIWVEKPFTATSDEAVKLIELADKNNLKIFVDHTFIYTGAVQKMRQLVDSGEMGAIRYFDSVRINLGLFQHDVNVIWDLAPHDLSIMNYLLPNNKVVAVSAHGIANYYDHENVAHLSVYFEDNCFAHFHVNWTSPVKIRKMLVGGDKKMLVFDDMENFEKIKVYDAGVQMSSKEKIHEALVQYRMGDMYSPKVKATEALTLGAAEFISAIKENRTPLTSGIDGLNVVKILEASEKSIKNKGKLIEIDQLELAK from the coding sequence ATGAAAGTTGGCATAATCGGCTTAGGCTATTGGGGACCAAATCTTGTTCGTAATTTTATGTCGCATCCGGAAATTTCCCAAGTGTTTGGTTGTGATTTAAGTGATGACAGATTGAATTTTATTAAATCAAGATTTCCATCAGCAGAAGTACTTAAAGATTATAACGAATTATTAAGAAAAGATCTAAATATTATTGCAATTGCTACTCCGGTTGATACTCATTTCAAGTTTGCAAAAATGGCTCTTGATGCTGGTAAAAATATTTGGGTTGAAAAACCTTTTACCGCAACTTCGGATGAAGCAGTTAAATTAATTGAGTTAGCAGATAAAAATAATTTAAAAATTTTCGTTGATCACACTTTTATATATACGGGTGCAGTACAAAAAATGCGTCAGCTTGTTGATTCAGGTGAAATGGGTGCAATTAGATATTTTGATTCTGTCAGAATAAACTTAGGTTTATTCCAGCATGACGTAAACGTTATTTGGGATTTAGCTCCGCACGATTTATCAATAATGAATTATCTTCTTCCAAACAATAAAGTTGTTGCGGTTTCAGCTCATGGAATTGCAAATTATTATGATCACGAAAATGTTGCACATCTTTCTGTTTATTTTGAAGACAATTGCTTCGCTCACTTTCACGTAAATTGGACATCTCCCGTAAAAATTAGGAAAATGCTTGTCGGCGGCGATAAAAAAATGTTAGTCTTTGATGATATGGAAAACTTTGAAAAAATTAAAGTTTACGATGCCGGCGTTCAAATGTCTTCTAAAGAAAAAATTCATGAAGCTTTAGTTCAATACAGAATGGGTGATATGTATTCTCCAAAAGTTAAGGCAACAGAAGCATTAACTTTAGGTGCTGCTGAATTTATTTCTGCAATTAAAGAAAACAGAACTCCATTAACAAGCGGAATTGACGGTTTAAATGTTGTGAAAATTTTGGAAGCAAGCGAAAAATCAATTAAAAATAAAGGTAAACTAATTGAAATTGATCAGTTAGAATTAGCAAAATAA
- a CDS encoding glycosyltransferase family 4 protein — MRIGIDARLLSTKIRGTARYLSNLIEYLPQFDNKNKYFIFQYEDLGQKDKYYTYIPIKKSKLPRQIHEHYWLNFKLPKLILENKIDIFFTPYIFVPLIKKKWKNVIAIHDTLTKVSKEYYTFYYRKYMDLLVPLSVKRSDAIITVSESAMNDIIKFYKVDPNKIQYLHLWTDDKYKQIKLSLDKKKYLMEKYNLPQKFILFVGVLEERKNIIGILKVAEILLKRGIDINFVFVGREGFGFHKVSDKFKNSSKRFLHLKEVDDSDLVSIYNIATLFFFPTYYEGFGLPPLEAMKCGLPVIASNNSSIPEVVGNGGILGDAENYDFFADKISLLLNDENLYNNMKQNALKQAEKFTAENHIRKLLGIFNNLNNH; from the coding sequence ATGAGAATTGGTATTGATGCTCGTTTGTTAAGCACGAAAATTAGGGGAACCGCAAGATATTTATCAAATCTTATTGAATATTTACCTCAATTTGATAATAAAAACAAATACTTTATTTTTCAATACGAAGATTTGGGACAAAAAGATAAATACTACACTTATATTCCAATAAAAAAAAGCAAACTACCACGACAGATACATGAACATTATTGGCTGAATTTCAAACTTCCAAAACTAATTTTAGAAAATAAAATCGATATTTTTTTTACACCATACATTTTTGTTCCGTTAATTAAAAAAAAATGGAAAAATGTTATCGCGATTCATGATACTTTAACAAAAGTTTCAAAAGAATATTATACTTTTTATTATAGAAAATATATGGATTTGCTTGTACCATTATCTGTTAAAAGAAGTGATGCAATAATTACAGTTTCAGAATCTGCAATGAATGATATAATCAAATTTTACAAAGTTGATCCAAATAAAATTCAATATTTACATTTATGGACTGACGACAAGTATAAACAGATTAAATTAAGTTTAGACAAAAAAAAATATTTAATGGAAAAATATAATCTCCCGCAAAAATTTATTCTTTTTGTTGGTGTTTTAGAGGAAAGAAAAAATATAATTGGAATTTTAAAAGTAGCTGAGATTTTACTAAAACGCGGAATTGATATAAATTTTGTTTTTGTTGGAAGGGAGGGATTTGGTTTTCATAAAGTATCTGATAAATTTAAAAATAGCTCAAAAAGATTTCTTCATCTTAAAGAGGTGGATGATAGCGATCTTGTTAGTATTTATAATATTGCAACTTTATTTTTTTTCCCGACTTATTATGAAGGATTTGGACTTCCACCACTTGAAGCTATGAAATGCGGATTGCCGGTTATAGCTTCAAATAATTCTTCAATTCCGGAAGTTGTTGGAAATGGTGGAATTTTAGGTGATGCGGAAAATTATGATTTTTTCGCTGATAAAATAAGTTTATTGTTGAATGATGAAAATTTATATAATAACATGAAACAAAATGCATTAAAGCAAGCAGAAAAATTTACGGCTGAAAATCATATAAGAAAACTTCTTGGAATTTTTAATAATTTAAATAATCATTGA
- a CDS encoding glycosyltransferase family 2 protein, translating to MKPKITIIILNWNGLNDTLECLESLKKIDYENYEIIVVDNNSSGNDVEIIEEKFGACIKKIIVSSENIGFSGGNNLGIKYALENGADFILLLNNDTIVESDFLVNLSDTLNKYENIGISAPLINYFDKKSIVWTVGGKISKIRGSGFAYSNENENQIEKKNREVTFASGCCLLIKKEVFEKIGMLDEKFFLYVEDTDFCFRTIKAGFKIIINPNSKIYHKVGNSTSMNLKQIPLYYETRNRLYFAKKNFNIFFIVTFLYIFVTMLYKSIIWFFNGKSENITSIKLAFRDFVEGNLGKLNNEKILAGK from the coding sequence ATGAAACCCAAAATCACCATAATAATATTGAACTGGAATGGTTTAAATGATACTCTTGAATGCTTGGAATCATTAAAGAAAATAGATTATGAGAATTATGAAATAATTGTTGTAGATAATAATTCCTCCGGAAATGATGTTGAAATTATTGAAGAAAAATTTGGTGCTTGTATAAAAAAAATAATTGTATCTTCAGAGAATATTGGCTTTTCCGGTGGTAATAATTTAGGAATTAAATATGCTTTAGAAAATGGGGCTGATTTTATTTTATTATTAAACAATGATACAATTGTTGAATCTGATTTTTTGGTAAATCTATCTGATACTTTAAATAAATATGAAAATATTGGAATTTCTGCTCCTCTGATTAATTATTTTGATAAAAAAAGTATTGTTTGGACAGTTGGTGGGAAAATTAGTAAAATTCGCGGATCCGGTTTTGCCTACTCTAATGAAAACGAAAATCAAATAGAAAAAAAAAATAGAGAAGTTACTTTTGCTTCTGGTTGTTGTTTATTGATTAAGAAAGAAGTATTTGAAAAAATTGGTATGCTTGATGAAAAATTTTTCTTGTATGTCGAGGATACGGATTTTTGTTTTCGCACAATAAAAGCTGGTTTTAAAATTATTATTAATCCCAATTCTAAAATTTATCATAAGGTCGGTAATTCTACTTCTATGAATTTAAAGCAAATTCCACTATACTATGAAACAAGAAATCGACTTTATTTTGCAAAAAAAAATTTCAATATTTTTTTCATTGTAACTTTTTTATACATATTTGTAACTATGTTATATAAATCTATTATTTGGTTTTTTAATGGTAAATCAGAAAATATAACTTCAATAAAACTTGCATTTAGGGATTTTGTAGAAGGCAATTTGGGTAAATTAAATAATGAAAAAATTTTAGCAGGCAAATGA
- a CDS encoding sugar transferase: protein MHKKLEKIFVVGIDFLTINLTWLVYYFVRVQSGLFNIFTSPEFFLSMIIIYFYWLLIFTFVGMYRTWFASSRFDELTSLFKATFAGIFILFTLILSDDILHNEQSGNRFLIFFYWGMFLLFVGFGRLFVRSLQRKLLINGVGRRNAIIVGFNSKAKEIHRKIQKYKGLGLDVAGYVAVLDKNIGKKFDGVEVIDSVHNIEKVIHQLNAQEIILSLDKHEDEILIEVISKCEDEKVNLKIVPDLYEIISGQAKTMQIYGFPLIDIMPQLMPEWEKKVKRFLDIIFSLLVLIVSLPIIIIITIWIKLDSKGPIIFKQERTGMNGKVFKVYKFRSMVNDAEKKSGPVWSSKDDPRITTVGKFIRKVRIDEIPQMFNVLKGEMSLVGPRPERPFFVEKLSKEIPLYKRRLKVRPGVTGWAQVKHKYDESIEDVNTKLRFDLFYIENMSLRMDFKILFRTIFVVLFGKGHFE from the coding sequence GTGCATAAAAAATTAGAAAAAATATTTGTCGTAGGAATTGATTTTTTAACCATAAATCTAACTTGGTTAGTTTATTATTTTGTTAGAGTTCAGTCTGGGCTTTTCAATATTTTTACATCTCCAGAATTTTTTCTCAGCATGATAATTATTTATTTCTATTGGCTGTTGATTTTTACTTTTGTTGGAATGTATAGAACTTGGTTTGCAAGCTCAAGATTTGATGAATTAACATCTCTGTTCAAAGCTACTTTTGCCGGGATTTTTATTTTATTTACATTAATTCTTTCAGATGATATACTTCATAATGAGCAAAGCGGAAATAGATTTTTAATATTTTTTTATTGGGGAATGTTTCTTCTTTTTGTTGGATTTGGACGTCTATTTGTTCGAAGTCTTCAGAGAAAATTATTAATAAATGGAGTTGGCAGACGAAATGCAATAATTGTCGGGTTTAATTCTAAGGCAAAAGAAATTCACAGAAAAATTCAAAAGTATAAAGGATTAGGTCTTGATGTTGCAGGTTATGTTGCAGTTCTTGATAAAAATATTGGGAAAAAATTTGACGGCGTTGAAGTAATTGATAGTGTTCACAATATTGAAAAAGTTATACATCAATTAAATGCGCAGGAAATAATTCTTTCGCTTGATAAGCACGAAGACGAAATTTTAATTGAAGTTATTTCTAAATGTGAAGATGAAAAAGTTAATCTTAAAATCGTTCCGGATTTGTATGAAATAATTAGCGGACAAGCTAAAACAATGCAGATTTACGGATTTCCGCTCATTGATATTATGCCGCAATTAATGCCCGAGTGGGAAAAAAAAGTTAAAAGATTTTTAGATATTATTTTTTCACTTTTAGTATTAATTGTATCTCTTCCAATAATAATTATTATTACAATTTGGATAAAACTTGATAGCAAAGGTCCAATTATTTTTAAGCAAGAGAGAACCGGAATGAACGGAAAAGTGTTTAAGGTTTATAAATTTCGTTCAATGGTTAACGATGCAGAAAAAAAATCCGGTCCGGTTTGGTCATCTAAAGATGATCCAAGAATTACAACCGTTGGCAAATTTATTAGAAAAGTTAGGATTGATGAAATTCCGCAAATGTTTAATGTGTTAAAAGGTGAAATGAGTTTAGTTGGACCAAGACCGGAAAGACCATTCTTTGTTGAAAAATTATCCAAAGAAATTCCACTTTATAAAAGAAGATTAAAAGTAAGACCCGGAGTAACCGGCTGGGCGCAAGTTAAACATAAATACGATGAAAGCATTGAAGACGTTAACACAAAATTAAGATTTGATTTATTTTATATTGAAAATATGTCGCTTAGAATGGATTTTAAAATTTTATTTAGAACTATATTTGTAGTACTATTTGGCAAGGGACATTTCGAGTGA
- a CDS encoding glycosyltransferase, with protein MIVKKYLVSAIVSTYNSEKFIKEKLDDLLMQTIADKLEIIIVNSGSQQNEDKIIDMYLKKYSNIKYIKTEERETIYKAWNRGIKIAKGEFITNANTDDRLKNDAYEILTNFLLQNNEYALVYADQYLSTKENETFEEAKFNKVIKFPDYSHVYMLERCIIGSQPIWRSSLNFNDNFWFDEQYEVSGDHEFELRVSEKYKIYHLRKCLGVFYKSPNKTNKETENLERTREEVKKVTSRYINRFISSASIEELTRIKKKYRINLLIPILFYEAFIRLERITIKSIYPRLTKHSIEFIYYLNILVYQKFEDQERVLKLSKKYLRFKKSDRIKEKYLDLINAER; from the coding sequence ATGATAGTAAAAAAGTATTTAGTTTCAGCAATCGTTTCAACTTATAATTCAGAGAAATTTATTAAGGAAAAATTAGACGATTTATTAATGCAGACAATTGCAGATAAGTTAGAAATAATTATTGTTAACAGCGGCTCACAGCAGAATGAGGATAAAATAATTGACATGTATTTGAAGAAGTATTCGAATATTAAATATATAAAAACAGAAGAACGTGAAACCATTTACAAAGCATGGAATAGAGGAATTAAAATTGCCAAAGGTGAGTTTATTACTAATGCTAATACTGATGACCGATTGAAAAATGATGCTTATGAAATATTGACTAATTTTCTTTTGCAAAATAATGAGTACGCTCTGGTTTATGCTGATCAATATTTAAGTACTAAAGAAAACGAAACATTTGAAGAAGCAAAATTTAATAAAGTAATTAAATTCCCAGATTATAGTCATGTTTATATGCTTGAAAGGTGTATTATTGGTTCACAGCCAATATGGAGATCATCATTAAATTTTAATGATAATTTTTGGTTTGATGAACAATATGAAGTTAGTGGTGATCATGAATTTGAATTGCGCGTTTCAGAAAAATATAAAATATACCATTTGAGAAAGTGTCTTGGTGTTTTTTATAAATCACCTAATAAAACAAATAAAGAAACTGAAAATTTAGAAAGAACCAGAGAAGAAGTTAAAAAAGTTACAAGTAGATATATTAATAGATTTATTTCTTCTGCTTCTATTGAAGAATTGACCAGAATAAAAAAAAAATACAGAATTAATCTTTTAATCCCCATATTGTTTTATGAAGCATTTATAAGGTTAGAAAGAATAACAATTAAATCAATTTATCCCAGATTGACGAAACATTCTATTGAGTTTATTTACTATTTAAATATACTTGTTTATCAAAAATTTGAAGATCAAGAAAGAGTTTTAAAATTGAGTAAAAAATATTTAAGATTTAAAAAATCGGATAGAATAAAAGAAAAATATTTGGACCTTATTAATGCGGAGAGATAG
- a CDS encoding DegT/DnrJ/EryC1/StrS family aminotransferase, whose protein sequence is MKVPFLDLKAQYNSIKDEVLPAIHNVLENTAYVLGKPVFDFETRFASEHGAKHCVALSSGTDGNHVALWTLGIGPGDEVIIPANTFIATAWGATLCGATPVFADCHPESYNIDPAKVEAKITPKTKAIVAVHLYGQAADMDPLKEIAKKHNLYLLEDAAQSHFAEYKGKRIGALSDIASYSFYPGKNLGAYGEGGAITTNNDELAVKSKMLRDHGGKEKYNHEILGHNYRMEGIQGAVLGVKLNHLDKWTNGRRKVAAKYKELLSDISGIILPQEMEYAKHVYHLFVIQVIGNDGEVRTAKRDRLQKFLGENDIASGLHYPLPLHQQKCFEGLGYKYGDFPVTEQLAEQGLSLPMYPELTDEQINYVSEKIHEFFK, encoded by the coding sequence ATGAAAGTTCCGTTTCTCGATTTGAAAGCTCAATATAATAGTATTAAGGATGAAGTTTTACCGGCAATCCATAATGTTCTTGAAAATACAGCATATGTTTTGGGAAAACCGGTTTTTGATTTTGAAACTCGTTTTGCTAGTGAACATGGTGCAAAACATTGTGTTGCTTTAAGTTCCGGCACAGATGGAAATCACGTTGCTTTATGGACATTAGGCATTGGACCAGGAGATGAGGTAATCATTCCTGCAAATACATTTATTGCAACAGCTTGGGGAGCAACTCTATGCGGCGCAACTCCGGTTTTTGCAGATTGTCATCCAGAAAGTTATAATATCGATCCCGCAAAAGTTGAAGCTAAAATTACTCCCAAAACCAAAGCTATTGTTGCTGTTCATTTGTATGGTCAGGCAGCCGATATGGATCCGTTAAAAGAAATTGCAAAAAAGCATAATTTATATTTATTAGAAGATGCTGCCCAATCACACTTTGCAGAATATAAAGGCAAAAGAATTGGAGCACTTTCAGATATTGCTTCTTATAGTTTCTATCCCGGTAAAAATCTTGGCGCATACGGCGAAGGCGGTGCAATTACAACTAATAATGATGAACTTGCTGTAAAATCTAAAATGCTTAGAGATCATGGCGGTAAAGAAAAATATAACCATGAAATTTTAGGACATAATTATAGAATGGAAGGAATTCAAGGGGCTGTTTTAGGTGTAAAGTTAAATCATTTAGATAAATGGACAAATGGACGTAGAAAAGTTGCAGCAAAATATAAAGAATTACTTTCTGATATTAGTGGCATTATTCTTCCTCAAGAAATGGAATACGCAAAACATGTTTATCATCTTTTCGTAATTCAAGTTATCGGAAATGATGGAGAAGTTAGAACTGCAAAAAGAGATAGATTACAGAAATTCCTTGGTGAAAATGATATTGCAAGCGGATTACATTATCCGTTACCATTACATCAACAAAAATGTTTTGAAGGATTGGGATATAAATATGGAGATTTTCCGGTAACCGAGCAATTGGCAGAACAAGGTTTATCATTACCTATGTATCCTGAATTAACCGATGAACAAATAAATTATGTTTCAGAAAAAATTCATGAATTCTTTAAATAA